A DNA window from Eretmochelys imbricata isolate rEreImb1 chromosome 3, rEreImb1.hap1, whole genome shotgun sequence contains the following coding sequences:
- the URB2 gene encoding unhealthy ribosome biogenesis protein 2 homolog isoform X1, producing the protein MAAIYSGIHLKLKSAKTSWEDKIKLAHFAWISHQCFLPNKEQVLLDWVSHALVSYYNKKLELEDEIVEKLWTYLDNIFHSRKLQNLLKDGKTINLSFLIAQVINERISESCIQKSRGNVGTVLSCCRGILSTPPLSIIYTTKYELMVNLLSKLSWLACQWLTSQDAVTSQLFDVLQLTFAQYLLIQRQQINPNRVFGQVTSHLFQPCLLLRHLLMARAWTPADDGRVRQHLSREIRNQVETVLQAGIFQPELLSSYREELLPEREPQEKKKRALKTILMPVKTVLSKFQDASFCESTLQVIIVANSVPLLYKLFLDSYCKAENHMVCFHMFTRLFGCLRISHLQEDLWQEMLSPVDWSTELLAVEQLLNLVLSNDIYNVAADRIRHKETQFQFYRKLAEMLVNHSQASIPAWFRCLKTLISLNHLIVEPDLDDLVASAWIDAEVSEPRTKKPQETLINAMFQTYTKLRQFPKFFEEVLSVICRPADDELRLPVLSAGLTAKLRECLLELPPNQILDILFLILEKCQTQIIPDVKDDSDMALKLLSVSSVLHTFLFNMKSLDNVTPLPVVLRTQSLLDKMQKEVIQPLLDLLKDQWADEDKPGLWLEKVSDSALLLVCTWVEVDTLLSINCSKYVSRLAEAAGGGTDCAAESWDFSALLPGVDSQCWKRVVRFSGNFCSPSKYCLELLMLQKIKKILMQTSFQTEADLHTLQHAAAFILHSGRSSMSMEESEPWNGNISAINALTYPAAHWHLVVSNLTILIPHLSLKDVEYVADVLLKTLPSTKAPGVSADQDSFITAEKVSKALLHSTFLPEIKVLHCAFISRVIQQCSSVFCSATQGIVDQPIQQLSAVNIPWHEEVLSSCKMVGMGEAQSENNQSKDEPFICWTTMEKIAQHILLLTRTGSPITLEEDQIESFLHLLEMISALKLDSLFPSDHTRCFLLLLSLVANTRANISCSKLLSLKFLITCFRLLTCLQTGRSVNSIFKVFHASDALEAVMTALFAASKCFADVLTTPAWAEFLQVIQTFLECFLQMIVEKRQSLKINLEKFSFFLASCKPYVDADRGKPWNTAVNQLLLVPLTTLCHVLTLYLQQQPEKKQQLTEMLSALLEPTVLQTGTAIQLCLRNLTKDQPLPLAFIPAVSTLLKADLSYMCTGRFMKMEGKQENPKDPGKYREYSHTELYQKFYTQVLRELTSVEGHLQFFHSALQFLTVFCSVTDLYPGEETALTVFHAVKNLLAGPGTTVQVIQDLEMQLTELMTQLVESCTTEEFCVMMRLVLQGLEVSNIWKQNPKEVLSAVTLTKLLVSCPLTGEKERAFWFTSPQIITALVIQTKEACRDQSLIPTIVVPILETVAALLRQGEEILSNPHHVSLAFSILLTVPLDHLKMEEYGSIFLGIHEVLFSILQCHPKVMLKAAPSFLNSFNRLVVSVMHEGRQKGDRGSTDEFGVVLKCAHLVERMYSHIAAKTEEFTVFSVFIVAQYVIELQKVTLLPAVKKHLTEGMYHILDLCIERDIKFLNASLQMGVREVFKELYNDYTHYHKTKKHGEKKYTA; encoded by the exons ATGGCTGCAATTTACTCAGGAATTCACCTGAAGCTGAAAAGTGCAAAAACCTCTTGGGAAGACAAAATCAAATTAGCTCACTTTGCATGGATTTCCCATCAGTGCTTTCTTCCAAATAAAGAACAA GTATTACTTGATTGGGTGAGCCATGCATTGGTTTCATATTACAACAAGAAACTTGAACTGGAGGATGAAATTGTTGAGAAACTTTGGACGTACCTGGATAACATCTTCCATAGCAGAAAACTACAGAATCTCTTAAAGGATGGAAAGACAATCAACCTCAGTTTTTTGATTGCACAG GTCATAAATGAAAGGATATCCGAGTCCTGCATTCAAAAATCCCGCGGAAATGTTGGTACAGTGCTAAGTTGTTGCAGGGGCATCCTTTCCACTCCGCCTCTCTCCATCATCTATACCACAAAATATGAGCTGATGGTGAATCTCCTAAGCAAGCTCTCCTGGCTGGCCTGTCAATGGCTGACCTCACAAGATGCTGTGACCTCCCAGTTGTTTGATGTCCTCCAGCTGACCTTTGCTCAGTACCTCCTGATTCAGAGGCAACAGATCAACCCAAATCGTGTGTTTGGGCAAGTGACCAGCCACTTGTTTCAACCATGTCTGCTCCTGAGGCATTTGCTTATGGCCAGAGCGTGGACACCAGCTGATGATGGCCGCGTACGTCAGCATCTGAGCAGGGAAATCCGAAACCAAGTAGAGACTGTGCTACAGGCTGGGATTTTCCAGCCTGAGCTCTTGTCCTCTTACAGAGAGGAGCTCCTGCCAGAAAGGGAACcgcaagagaaaaagaaaagggctcttaaaactatTCTGATGCCAGTCAAAACAGTGCTGTCCAAGTTCCAGGATGCTAGCTTTTGTGAATCAACGCTCCAGGTGATCATAGTAGCAAATTCAGTACCTCTGCTTTATAAGCTCTTTTTGGATTCTTACTGTAAGGCAGAAAACCACATGGTCTGTTTCCACATGTTCACCAGGCTTTTTGGCTGTCTAAGGATTTCTCACCTGCAGGAGGATCtatggcaggagatgctctcgcCAGTAGACTGGAGCACAGAACTGCTTGCTGTGGAACAGCTCCTGAACTTGGTGCTCAGCAATGATATCTATAACGTTGCCGCTGACCGGATCAGGCACAAAGAGACCCAGTTCCAGTTTTACCGCAAACTGGCAGAAATGTTGGTGAATCACTCCCAGGCTTCCATCCCAGCTTGGTTTAGGTGTCTCAAGACCTTGATTTCGTTAAATCATTTAATTGTCGAGCctgatctggatgaccttgtggCCTCAGCTTGGATCGATGCAGAGGTCTCTGAGCCACGTACAAAGAAGCCTCAAGAGACTCTCATAAATGCCATGTTTCAGACTTACACGAAGCTGCGACAGTTCCCTAAATTCTTTGAAGAGGTTCTGTCCGTGATCTGCCGTCCAGCTGATGATGAGTTAAGGCTGCCAGTCTTGTCTGCTGGGCTGACGGCAAAGCTTCGTGAGTGCCTCCTCGAGCTGCCACCCAACCAGATTCTGGATATTTTGTTCCTCATACTGGAGAAGTGTCAGACTCAAATAATTCCTGACGTTAAAGATGATTCTGACATGGCACTGAAGCTGTTGTCTGTGAGCTCTGTGCTTCACACTTTTCTGTTCAACATGAAGAGTTTGGATAATGTCACCCCATTACCTGTTGTCCTTCGCACTCAGAGTCTGTTGGACAAGATGCAGAAAGAGGTAATCCAGCCATTGCTAGACCTATTGAAGGATCAGTGGGCAGACGAAGATAAACCAGGGCTTTGGCTAGAGAAGGTCAGTGATTCCGCGCTCCTCCTTGTCTGCACATGGGTGGAGGTTGACACTCTGCTTAGTATAAACTGCAGCAAATATGTGTCTCGACTGGCTGAAGCAGCTGGTGGTGGTACTGACTGTGCTGCAGAGAGCTGGGACTTCTCAGCCCTTCTCCCTGGCGTGGATAGCCAGTGTTGGAAGAGGGTAGTGAGATTCTCAGGTAATTTCTGCTCACCTAGTAAATATTGCTTAGAACTGCTCAtgcttcagaaaataaaaaagatcTTAATGCAAACCAGTTTTCAGACTGAGGCTGATCTTCACACCTTGCAGCATGCCGCAGCTTTCATCCTTCATTCTGGAAGATCAAGCATGAGCATGGAAGAGTCCGAACCTTGGAATGGCAACATCAGTGCAATAAATGCTCTCACCTACCCCGCTGCACACTGGCACCTTGTAGTCTCAAATCTAACAATCCTGATTCCTCATCTTTCTCTGAAAGATGTAGAGTATGTTGCTGATGTGCTTCTGAAGACTTTACCATCAACTAAAGCTCCGGGAGTTTCTGCAGATCAGGATTCCTTCATCACAGCTGAAAAGGTTTCTAAAGCCTTGCTGCATAGTACTTTTCTTCCAGAAATTAAGGTGCTTCATTGTGCTTTTATAAGCCGCGTTATTCAGCAGTGCTCTAGTGTGTTTTGTTCTGCTACTCAGGGCATCGTAGATCAGCCTATTCAACAGCTGTCTGCAGTTAATATACCATGGCATGAGGAAGTCCTCTCATCTTGCAAGATGGTTGGCATGGGGGAGGCACAGTCAGAAAACAATCAATCAAAGGATGAACCCTTCATTTGCTGGACAACAATGGAAAAAATTGCTCAACATATATTGTTGTTAACAAGGACCGGTTCCCCCATTACTTTGGAAGAAGACCAGATAGAAAGCTTTTTGCATTTACTAGAGATGATTTCTGCATTGAAACTTGACAGTCTTTTTCCTTCAGACCATACCCGTTGTTTTCTCTTGCTGCTATCCTTGGTAGCCAATACCAGAGCTAACATCTCTTGCAGTAAATTGCTATCATTGAAGTTTCTAATTACCTGCTTCCGCCTTCTAACATGCCTACAGACTGGCAGAAGTGTCAACTCTATCTTTAAAGTTTTTCATGCCAGTGATGCTCTTGAGGCTGTCATGACCGCCCTGTTTGCAGCcagcaagtgctttgctgatgtTTTGACCACTCCCGCCTGGGCAGAATTTCTCCAGGTGATCCAAACCTTTTTGGAATGCTTTCTTCAGATGATTGTCGAAAAGAGGCAGAGCCTGAAAATCAATTTGGAAAAGTTCTCTTTTTTCCTAGCGAGCTGCAAACCATATGTTGATGCAGACAGAGGCAAGCCCTGGAACACTGCAGTCAATCAGCTGCTCTTAGTGCCGCTAACCACACTCTGCCATGTTCTGACTCTGtacctccagcagcagccagagaagaAACAACAACTGACAGAAATGCTGTCTGCTTTGTTGGAGCCAACAGTCCTCCAGACAGGAACAGCCATCCAGCTCTGCCTTAGAAACCTCACCAAAGACCAGCCTTTGCCTTTGGCATTCATCCCAGCTGTCTCAACTCTACTGAAAGCAGATCTGAGCTACATGTGCACTGGTCGCTTTATGAAAATGGAAGGCAAGCAAGAGAATCCTAAAGACCCAGGAAAATATCGGGAGTATTCCCACACTGAACTGTACCAAAAGTTTTACACTCAAGTACTGAGAGAGCTGACCTCTGTGGAAGGCCATCTCCAGTTCTTTCACTCTGCCTTGCAGTTTTTAACTGTTTTCTGCTCAGTAACAGATCTGTATCCTGGAGAAGAGACTGCTCTCACTGTGTTCCATGCTGTAAAAAATCTCCTTGCTG GTCCTGGCACCACAGTCCAGGTGATTCAAGATCTAGAAATGCAGCTGACAGAATTGATGACTCAGCTGGTGGAGAGCTGCACAACTGAGGAGTTCTGTGTCATGATGAGGCTGGTGCTCCAAGGACTTGAAGTTAGCAATATTTGGAAACAAAATCCTAAA GAAGTATTGTCAGCTGTTACGCTAACCAAATTGCTGGTCAGCTGCCCGTTaactggagagaaagagagagctttCTGGTTTACCAGCCCACAGATAATCACAGCTTTAGTT ATTCAAACCAAAGAGGCTTGTCGGGACCAGTCGCTGATTCCCACCATTGTTGTTCCTATACTGGAGACAGTAGCAGCCCTGCTGAGGCAAGGAGAAGAGATTCTCTCCAATCCCCATCACGTGAGCCTGGCATTCAGCATTCTGCTGACTGTCCCTCTGGATCATTTGAAGATGGAGGAGTATGGGAGCATCTTCCTGGGAATTCATGAAGTGCTGTTTTCCATACTGCAGTGTCACCCTAAG GTGATGCTAAAAGCAGCGCCATCTTTCCTGAACAGCTTCAATAGGCTGGTTGTTTCTGTTATGCACGAGGGGCGACAGAAAGGAGACAGAG GGAGCACAGATGAGTTTGGAGTTGTATTGAAATGTGCACACTTGGTGGAAAGGATGTATAGTCACATTGCTGCAAAAACAGAGGAGTTCACAGTGTTTTCTGTCTTTATAGTGGCCCAATACGTGATTGAACTGCAGAAG GTGACCTTACTTCCAGCTGTAAAGAAACATCTAACTGAGGGAATGTATCACATCCTAGACCTTTGCATTGAACGCGACATCAAGTTCTTAAACGCATCGCTACAGATGGGCGTAAGAGAAGTCTTTAAGGAATTGTACAATGATTATACCCACTACCACAAAACTAAAAAACATGGGGAGAAAAAGTACACTGCGTGA
- the URB2 gene encoding unhealthy ribosome biogenesis protein 2 homolog isoform X2 → MAAIYSGIHLKLKSAKTSWEDKIKLAHFAWISHQCFLPNKEQVLLDWVSHALVSYYNKKLELEDEIVEKLWTYLDNIFHSRKLQNLLKDGKTINLSFLIAQVINERISESCIQKSRGNVGTVLSCCRGILSTPPLSIIYTTKYELMVNLLSKLSWLACQWLTSQDAVTSQLFDVLQLTFAQYLLIQRQQINPNRVFGQVTSHLFQPCLLLRHLLMARAWTPADDGRVRQHLSREIRNQVETVLQAGIFQPELLSSYREELLPEREPQEKKKRALKTILMPVKTVLSKFQDASFCESTLQVIIVANSVPLLYKLFLDSYCKAENHMVCFHMFTRLFGCLRISHLQEDLWQEMLSPVDWSTELLAVEQLLNLVLSNDIYNVAADRIRHKETQFQFYRKLAEMLVNHSQASIPAWFRCLKTLISLNHLIVEPDLDDLVASAWIDAEVSEPRTKKPQETLINAMFQTYTKLRQFPKFFEEVLSVICRPADDELRLPVLSAGLTAKLRECLLELPPNQILDILFLILEKCQTQIIPDVKDDSDMALKLLSVSSVLHTFLFNMKSLDNVTPLPVVLRTQSLLDKMQKEVIQPLLDLLKDQWADEDKPGLWLEKVSDSALLLVCTWVEVDTLLSINCSKYVSRLAEAAGGGTDCAAESWDFSALLPGVDSQCWKRVVRFSGNFCSPSKYCLELLMLQKIKKILMQTSFQTEADLHTLQHAAAFILHSGRSSMSMEESEPWNGNISAINALTYPAAHWHLVVSNLTILIPHLSLKDVEYVADVLLKTLPSTKAPGVSADQDSFITAEKVSKALLHSTFLPEIKVLHCAFISRVIQQCSSVFCSATQGIVDQPIQQLSAVNIPWHEEVLSSCKMVGMGEAQSENNQSKDEPFICWTTMEKIAQHILLLTRTGSPITLEEDQIESFLHLLEMISALKLDSLFPSDHTRCFLLLLSLVANTRANISCSKLLSLKFLITCFRLLTCLQTGRSVNSIFKVFHASDALEAVMTALFAASKCFADVLTTPAWAEFLQVIQTFLECFLQMIVEKRQSLKINLEKFSFFLASCKPYVDADRGKPWNTAVNQLLLVPLTTLCHVLTLYLQQQPEKKQQLTEMLSALLEPTVLQTGTAIQLCLRNLTKDQPLPLAFIPAVSTLLKADLSYMCTGRFMKMEGKQENPKDPGKYREYSHTELYQKFYTQVLRELTSVEGHLQFFHSALQFLTVFCSVTDLYPGEETALTVFHAVKNLLAGPGTTVQVIQDLEMQLTELMTQLVESCTTEEFCVMMRLVLQGLEVSNIWKQNPKEVLSAVTLTKLLVSCPLTGEKERAFWFTSPQIITALVIQTKEACRDQSLIPTIVVPILETVAALLRQGEEILSNPHHVSLAFSILLTVPLDHLKMEEYGSIFLGIHEVLFSILQCHPKVMLKAAPSFLNSFNRLVVSVMHEGRQKGDRGDLTSSCKETSN, encoded by the exons ATGGCTGCAATTTACTCAGGAATTCACCTGAAGCTGAAAAGTGCAAAAACCTCTTGGGAAGACAAAATCAAATTAGCTCACTTTGCATGGATTTCCCATCAGTGCTTTCTTCCAAATAAAGAACAA GTATTACTTGATTGGGTGAGCCATGCATTGGTTTCATATTACAACAAGAAACTTGAACTGGAGGATGAAATTGTTGAGAAACTTTGGACGTACCTGGATAACATCTTCCATAGCAGAAAACTACAGAATCTCTTAAAGGATGGAAAGACAATCAACCTCAGTTTTTTGATTGCACAG GTCATAAATGAAAGGATATCCGAGTCCTGCATTCAAAAATCCCGCGGAAATGTTGGTACAGTGCTAAGTTGTTGCAGGGGCATCCTTTCCACTCCGCCTCTCTCCATCATCTATACCACAAAATATGAGCTGATGGTGAATCTCCTAAGCAAGCTCTCCTGGCTGGCCTGTCAATGGCTGACCTCACAAGATGCTGTGACCTCCCAGTTGTTTGATGTCCTCCAGCTGACCTTTGCTCAGTACCTCCTGATTCAGAGGCAACAGATCAACCCAAATCGTGTGTTTGGGCAAGTGACCAGCCACTTGTTTCAACCATGTCTGCTCCTGAGGCATTTGCTTATGGCCAGAGCGTGGACACCAGCTGATGATGGCCGCGTACGTCAGCATCTGAGCAGGGAAATCCGAAACCAAGTAGAGACTGTGCTACAGGCTGGGATTTTCCAGCCTGAGCTCTTGTCCTCTTACAGAGAGGAGCTCCTGCCAGAAAGGGAACcgcaagagaaaaagaaaagggctcttaaaactatTCTGATGCCAGTCAAAACAGTGCTGTCCAAGTTCCAGGATGCTAGCTTTTGTGAATCAACGCTCCAGGTGATCATAGTAGCAAATTCAGTACCTCTGCTTTATAAGCTCTTTTTGGATTCTTACTGTAAGGCAGAAAACCACATGGTCTGTTTCCACATGTTCACCAGGCTTTTTGGCTGTCTAAGGATTTCTCACCTGCAGGAGGATCtatggcaggagatgctctcgcCAGTAGACTGGAGCACAGAACTGCTTGCTGTGGAACAGCTCCTGAACTTGGTGCTCAGCAATGATATCTATAACGTTGCCGCTGACCGGATCAGGCACAAAGAGACCCAGTTCCAGTTTTACCGCAAACTGGCAGAAATGTTGGTGAATCACTCCCAGGCTTCCATCCCAGCTTGGTTTAGGTGTCTCAAGACCTTGATTTCGTTAAATCATTTAATTGTCGAGCctgatctggatgaccttgtggCCTCAGCTTGGATCGATGCAGAGGTCTCTGAGCCACGTACAAAGAAGCCTCAAGAGACTCTCATAAATGCCATGTTTCAGACTTACACGAAGCTGCGACAGTTCCCTAAATTCTTTGAAGAGGTTCTGTCCGTGATCTGCCGTCCAGCTGATGATGAGTTAAGGCTGCCAGTCTTGTCTGCTGGGCTGACGGCAAAGCTTCGTGAGTGCCTCCTCGAGCTGCCACCCAACCAGATTCTGGATATTTTGTTCCTCATACTGGAGAAGTGTCAGACTCAAATAATTCCTGACGTTAAAGATGATTCTGACATGGCACTGAAGCTGTTGTCTGTGAGCTCTGTGCTTCACACTTTTCTGTTCAACATGAAGAGTTTGGATAATGTCACCCCATTACCTGTTGTCCTTCGCACTCAGAGTCTGTTGGACAAGATGCAGAAAGAGGTAATCCAGCCATTGCTAGACCTATTGAAGGATCAGTGGGCAGACGAAGATAAACCAGGGCTTTGGCTAGAGAAGGTCAGTGATTCCGCGCTCCTCCTTGTCTGCACATGGGTGGAGGTTGACACTCTGCTTAGTATAAACTGCAGCAAATATGTGTCTCGACTGGCTGAAGCAGCTGGTGGTGGTACTGACTGTGCTGCAGAGAGCTGGGACTTCTCAGCCCTTCTCCCTGGCGTGGATAGCCAGTGTTGGAAGAGGGTAGTGAGATTCTCAGGTAATTTCTGCTCACCTAGTAAATATTGCTTAGAACTGCTCAtgcttcagaaaataaaaaagatcTTAATGCAAACCAGTTTTCAGACTGAGGCTGATCTTCACACCTTGCAGCATGCCGCAGCTTTCATCCTTCATTCTGGAAGATCAAGCATGAGCATGGAAGAGTCCGAACCTTGGAATGGCAACATCAGTGCAATAAATGCTCTCACCTACCCCGCTGCACACTGGCACCTTGTAGTCTCAAATCTAACAATCCTGATTCCTCATCTTTCTCTGAAAGATGTAGAGTATGTTGCTGATGTGCTTCTGAAGACTTTACCATCAACTAAAGCTCCGGGAGTTTCTGCAGATCAGGATTCCTTCATCACAGCTGAAAAGGTTTCTAAAGCCTTGCTGCATAGTACTTTTCTTCCAGAAATTAAGGTGCTTCATTGTGCTTTTATAAGCCGCGTTATTCAGCAGTGCTCTAGTGTGTTTTGTTCTGCTACTCAGGGCATCGTAGATCAGCCTATTCAACAGCTGTCTGCAGTTAATATACCATGGCATGAGGAAGTCCTCTCATCTTGCAAGATGGTTGGCATGGGGGAGGCACAGTCAGAAAACAATCAATCAAAGGATGAACCCTTCATTTGCTGGACAACAATGGAAAAAATTGCTCAACATATATTGTTGTTAACAAGGACCGGTTCCCCCATTACTTTGGAAGAAGACCAGATAGAAAGCTTTTTGCATTTACTAGAGATGATTTCTGCATTGAAACTTGACAGTCTTTTTCCTTCAGACCATACCCGTTGTTTTCTCTTGCTGCTATCCTTGGTAGCCAATACCAGAGCTAACATCTCTTGCAGTAAATTGCTATCATTGAAGTTTCTAATTACCTGCTTCCGCCTTCTAACATGCCTACAGACTGGCAGAAGTGTCAACTCTATCTTTAAAGTTTTTCATGCCAGTGATGCTCTTGAGGCTGTCATGACCGCCCTGTTTGCAGCcagcaagtgctttgctgatgtTTTGACCACTCCCGCCTGGGCAGAATTTCTCCAGGTGATCCAAACCTTTTTGGAATGCTTTCTTCAGATGATTGTCGAAAAGAGGCAGAGCCTGAAAATCAATTTGGAAAAGTTCTCTTTTTTCCTAGCGAGCTGCAAACCATATGTTGATGCAGACAGAGGCAAGCCCTGGAACACTGCAGTCAATCAGCTGCTCTTAGTGCCGCTAACCACACTCTGCCATGTTCTGACTCTGtacctccagcagcagccagagaagaAACAACAACTGACAGAAATGCTGTCTGCTTTGTTGGAGCCAACAGTCCTCCAGACAGGAACAGCCATCCAGCTCTGCCTTAGAAACCTCACCAAAGACCAGCCTTTGCCTTTGGCATTCATCCCAGCTGTCTCAACTCTACTGAAAGCAGATCTGAGCTACATGTGCACTGGTCGCTTTATGAAAATGGAAGGCAAGCAAGAGAATCCTAAAGACCCAGGAAAATATCGGGAGTATTCCCACACTGAACTGTACCAAAAGTTTTACACTCAAGTACTGAGAGAGCTGACCTCTGTGGAAGGCCATCTCCAGTTCTTTCACTCTGCCTTGCAGTTTTTAACTGTTTTCTGCTCAGTAACAGATCTGTATCCTGGAGAAGAGACTGCTCTCACTGTGTTCCATGCTGTAAAAAATCTCCTTGCTG GTCCTGGCACCACAGTCCAGGTGATTCAAGATCTAGAAATGCAGCTGACAGAATTGATGACTCAGCTGGTGGAGAGCTGCACAACTGAGGAGTTCTGTGTCATGATGAGGCTGGTGCTCCAAGGACTTGAAGTTAGCAATATTTGGAAACAAAATCCTAAA GAAGTATTGTCAGCTGTTACGCTAACCAAATTGCTGGTCAGCTGCCCGTTaactggagagaaagagagagctttCTGGTTTACCAGCCCACAGATAATCACAGCTTTAGTT ATTCAAACCAAAGAGGCTTGTCGGGACCAGTCGCTGATTCCCACCATTGTTGTTCCTATACTGGAGACAGTAGCAGCCCTGCTGAGGCAAGGAGAAGAGATTCTCTCCAATCCCCATCACGTGAGCCTGGCATTCAGCATTCTGCTGACTGTCCCTCTGGATCATTTGAAGATGGAGGAGTATGGGAGCATCTTCCTGGGAATTCATGAAGTGCTGTTTTCCATACTGCAGTGTCACCCTAAG GTGATGCTAAAAGCAGCGCCATCTTTCCTGAACAGCTTCAATAGGCTGGTTGTTTCTGTTATGCACGAGGGGCGACAGAAAGGAGACAGAG GTGACCTTACTTCCAGCTGTAAAGAAACATCTAACTGA